Proteins from a single region of Streptomyces sp. Tu 3180:
- a CDS encoding alcohol dehydrogenase catalytic domain-containing protein, which translates to MRDPGIEAATDALVRVDATAVSGGDLRIVRGDLPEAEPGTVLGHEAVGEVLEAGHAVRRCTAGDRVVVSSVSACGQCAWCRDGGYGQCPVGGRMLGHRIDGPRAERVRVPFADHSLHRWPSSLTPEEAVLLSEVLPAAYELGVRAGGVGPGHTVVVVGRGRWSRPRRSSRASTPR; encoded by the coding sequence GTGAGGGATCCGGGGATCGAGGCGGCGACGGACGCCCTGGTACGCGTCGACGCGACCGCCGTCTCCGGCGGTGACCTGCGCATCGTGCGCGGCGACCTCCCCGAGGCCGAGCCCGGCACGGTGCTCGGGCACGAGGCGGTCGGCGAGGTGCTGGAGGCCGGCCACGCGGTGCGCCGGTGCACCGCGGGCGACCGGGTCGTCGTCTCGTCCGTCTCCGCGTGCGGGCAGTGCGCGTGGTGCCGGGACGGCGGGTACGGACAGTGCCCCGTCGGCGGCCGGATGCTCGGACACCGCATCGACGGCCCCCGGGCGGAGAGGGTCCGTGTGCCGTTCGCGGACCACTCCCTCCACCGGTGGCCGTCCTCGCTGACGCCGGAGGAGGCCGTCCTGCTCTCCGAAGTGCTGCCCGCCGCCTACGAACTCGGCGTGCGCGCGGGCGGCGTCGGCCCCGGCCACACGGTGGTCGTGGTGGGGCGGGGCCGGTGGAGCCGGCCGCGGCGGTCGTCGCGCGCGTCCACGCCCCGCTGA
- a CDS encoding bifunctional class I SAM-dependent methyltransferase/NUDIX hydrolase, translating into MSVEDLNAEAWTVYGRRQLDRGYVPPVPGRLEWTPWKGVGPGAEILGDVAGKRVLDIGSGAGHHAVHLARAHGAQVTAVERSPTQHRRATGAHAGAPGVRFVHGDVVDHLRTAGPFDAAYAIGSLAFADPRRVLPALREGLRPGAPLVLSLLHTDLHGRGPSTTVAPREQTIRLRDDPPLTVRMWVLAPRLWEDLLTEYGFRVEAVDLLRPPGEDDPVVQQLVRARRLPDRPARLSSRPRTTRPPAPHAAVGVGAVVLGDRGVLLGRHRHGTLELPGGTVEAGESLEAAVVRELAEETGLIARPDDVTLLGTLVDHVGDVVRVTVGALVTAWRGQPAAQPDESVDDWAWYPLDRLPDGLFVCSAQILTAWRPDLPIDHTPAHFTPYAPPRTAPSARRPGGSCSP; encoded by the coding sequence TCGGTCCCGGCGCGGAGATCCTCGGCGACGTCGCCGGCAAACGCGTCCTGGACATCGGCTCCGGCGCCGGCCACCACGCCGTGCACCTGGCCCGCGCCCACGGCGCGCAGGTCACCGCCGTCGAGCGGTCCCCCACCCAGCACCGACGCGCCACCGGCGCGCACGCCGGCGCACCCGGCGTCCGGTTCGTGCACGGCGACGTGGTCGACCACCTGCGCACCGCCGGTCCCTTCGACGCCGCGTACGCCATCGGCAGCCTCGCCTTCGCCGACCCGCGCCGCGTGCTGCCCGCGCTGCGCGAGGGCCTGCGCCCCGGCGCGCCGCTGGTCCTCTCGCTCCTCCACACCGACCTGCACGGCCGCGGCCCGTCCACGACGGTCGCGCCACGGGAGCAGACGATCAGGCTCCGGGACGATCCGCCGCTGACCGTCCGGATGTGGGTCCTGGCACCGCGGCTGTGGGAGGACCTGCTCACCGAGTACGGCTTCCGGGTCGAGGCCGTCGACCTCCTGCGCCCTCCCGGCGAGGACGACCCCGTCGTGCAGCAGCTCGTCCGCGCCCGCCGCCTCCCGGACCGCCCCGCGCGTCTTTCCAGCCGGCCCCGCACCACGCGGCCGCCGGCGCCGCACGCGGCCGTCGGCGTGGGCGCCGTCGTCCTCGGCGACCGGGGCGTGCTCCTCGGCCGCCACCGCCACGGCACCCTCGAACTGCCGGGAGGAACCGTGGAGGCCGGGGAGTCCCTCGAAGCGGCCGTGGTCCGTGAACTCGCCGAGGAGACCGGCCTGATCGCCCGGCCCGACGACGTCACGCTCCTGGGCACGCTCGTCGACCACGTCGGAGACGTCGTGCGGGTCACCGTCGGTGCCCTCGTCACCGCCTGGCGGGGGCAGCCGGCCGCACAGCCGGACGAGAGCGTCGACGACTGGGCCTGGTACCCCCTGGACCGGCTGCCCGACGGCCTGTTCGTGTGCAGCGCCCAGATCCTCACCGCCTGGCGTCCCGACCTGCCCATCGACCACACCCCGGCCCACTTCACCCCCTACGCCCCCCCCCGCACGGCGCCCTCGGCCCGCCGGCCCGGGGGCTCGTGCTCGCCCTGA
- the solA gene encoding N-methyl-L-tryptophan oxidase, whose translation MSSWDAEVAVVGLGAWGSCALWQIASRGVDALGIEQFHPGHAWGASHGGSRMFRVTCLEHPELVPLARRSLELWHELAGLTGTPLFENRGGLLIGPEGGRVVGGTLRAARRHGIHVERLAPPELRERFGQHAEPGPDDIAVWEPSAGILRPEEAVRAATGLARSTGARVVTGTQVHSVELVSGGVELETGGGLIRVRQAVMAIGSWLASLVPGMALTPLRMPITWFRSATGDDRFELDRFPVFMRELPGQEVLWGNGSEKEYGVKLGLEAHGRRPRPIDPDTDDRSAVSEDWADLTRVLERYLPGLEPIPSQVSVCMLTATPDGQFVIGRPGGDPRLILAGGCNAHGFKHASGIGEILADLVTHRPARMPLDFVSPDRAVLK comes from the coding sequence ATGAGCAGTTGGGACGCGGAAGTGGCGGTGGTCGGCCTGGGCGCGTGGGGATCCTGCGCGCTCTGGCAGATCGCCTCCCGGGGCGTCGACGCCCTCGGCATCGAGCAGTTCCACCCGGGTCACGCCTGGGGGGCCTCGCACGGCGGGTCGCGCATGTTCCGCGTCACCTGCCTGGAACATCCCGAACTCGTGCCGCTGGCACGGCGATCGCTGGAACTGTGGCACGAACTCGCCGGCCTGACCGGTACGCCGCTCTTCGAGAACCGCGGCGGACTGCTGATCGGGCCCGAGGGCGGCCGTGTCGTCGGCGGCACGCTGCGCGCCGCGCGCCGGCACGGCATCCACGTGGAGCGACTGGCCCCGCCGGAGCTGCGCGAACGCTTCGGCCAGCACGCGGAACCCGGCCCCGACGACATCGCGGTGTGGGAGCCGTCGGCCGGCATCCTGCGCCCCGAGGAAGCCGTACGCGCCGCGACCGGGCTCGCCCGCTCCACCGGGGCGCGGGTCGTCACCGGCACCCAGGTGCACTCCGTCGAACTGGTCTCCGGCGGCGTGGAGCTGGAGACCGGAGGGGGACTGATACGGGTGCGGCAAGCCGTGATGGCCATCGGTTCCTGGCTCGCCTCGCTGGTTCCGGGCATGGCGCTGACCCCCCTGCGGATGCCGATCACGTGGTTCCGTTCCGCCACCGGTGACGACCGGTTCGAACTGGACCGCTTTCCCGTGTTCATGCGTGAGCTTCCGGGGCAGGAGGTCCTGTGGGGCAACGGCAGCGAGAAGGAGTACGGCGTCAAGCTGGGCCTGGAGGCCCATGGGAGGAGGCCGCGCCCCATCGACCCGGACACGGACGACCGGAGTGCCGTCAGCGAGGACTGGGCCGACCTCACGAGGGTGCTGGAACGCTATTTGCCCGGGCTCGAACCCATTCCCTCGCAGGTTTCGGTGTGCATGCTCACCGCCACGCCCGACGGGCAGTTCGTCATCGGAAGACCGGGGGGCGATCCGCGTTTGATTCTTGCCGGGGGCTGCAATGCGCACGGTTTCAAACACGCCAGCGGTATCGGGGAGATCCTGGCCGACCTGGTAACGCACAGGCCCGCGCGCATGCCGCTGGACTTCGTCAGTCCGGATCGGGCCGTCCTGAAATGA